In the Panthera tigris isolate Pti1 chromosome F3, P.tigris_Pti1_mat1.1, whole genome shotgun sequence genome, agagaaagagggagacacagaatcggaagcaggctccaggctgtgagccatcaacccagagcccaacgtggggctcgaactcacggaccgtgagatcgtgacctgagctgaagtcggacgctcaaccgactgagccacccaggcgcccccatacatacttttaaaaatggaaggcaTTGATGGGATTCCCCTGGTATACAGGGGTCATGAAGTTGAACTTCTGGACAAACTTCAGACAAAATTCAAATATCCTGACTTTCTTCGgtccccacctcctgcccagcTCCTTAGCTCATAGTTACCGTAGGCCACGGGAGTAAGCTGGAAGATGGTATGGAGAGGACACCTCAGGTACGGTAGCTCATCTGAAAGCAGAAAGACCGGGTGCCAGAAGTCGCTTTATCATGGAGTAAGGTCAAGTTGGTGGGCGAATCTCAGCCCACGAGTTTTCTTTCCCCTACCTAGAGTTGTATAATCCCCCTCCTGAATCCCAGACAATTAGCAGGACAGTCACCAAAGAAGCTGCCCAAGCTACGGAGAGGCTAAGAAAGGAAATCAGTCCATTTTGGATCCTTCCACGCAGGCAAAACAGGAGTAAGAGCAGGAGCCAGAGCCCCATGAAGGAGAACATGGGGGCCCAGCTGGGTGTGCCAGAGGCCGGCCTGCAAGCTTGCCAGCAGCTCAGGTAGATCACGAAGGAAAGGGTCAGAAAAGCCAGCAATTTCCTCAGGGCTCTACCCAGACGGAAACTGTCCTACGCCCAATCCAAAGAATGAAGACGGTTCTAAGACACCACGCTCCTCGTAACCGAATAACCAGCTGGGAATGTTTGACCACTGAACATCCTGATTCTGCCAGGAGTGTCAGCTTGACGCTGGCCCTTTAGCCAAGGAGGATCAAGGAACTCCAGCAGCGGCCACTCTCCGCTGAGGGCTTTTGTACCAGCGGAGTAAATTCAGCTGCTGGGAGCCCCACACTGCTGCCTCAAGAATGCACTCCAATTTGAGTGGAAGAGGGGAGGTCCGGTTGCCCAGGATCCTGGTGCCATCTCAAGTCTAGCCCCCTCCCTATGACTGTGTCCCCTGGCCCTTCCCTCAAATGTCACCTGCACCCTTATCCAAGAAGTAGGCCAGGAGGCAGCGCATGACAGCCTGGTGGGAGATGACGAGGACGTTGCCCTGACGCTCCAGCTCCATGATGACAGGCTCCAGCCGCTGCACCAAGTCCTGGTACGACTGCGGAGGAAGTGGGGCACACGGGTAAGACGCCAGCACAGGCCAGCAGCCAGGTTGGCGGCCGGGTCCGGAGTCAAGAGGCCACTTCTCCTTCCCCAGCTGGCTTTCCTCCTGGAGGTTCAGCGACTTCATGTCGCCTGCTAACTCCCCCCAGCCCTGGGATCTCTTGAGAATACTCAAGAGCAACACTCGGACCGAGAAAACTACGGTCAAAAGGAGGAAATCTGAATTCAGcctgtgttttttccccttcccacagAGGAACAGGCAGAACGTGAGGCAACGAGAGTCTCCTAGGGGCTCCCCGGGCCTCTGCCGTTGCCTCCCAACTCTCGACTACGAAGCACTCAAGCCAGGGAATGGCCTCAAACACGCCAGATGATAGGGGGATCATTCATGTCCCATATATTTACTTGGGGCCTAGGCCTGCTtgggtggggtgggacagagggagTGGTACGAAAGAAAGATGCAAAAGAGATGATGTTGATTCTGCAATTAGTCAACACAGAAGACATCCTGTCACCTTTTCCCCTGGAGATCTCAATGAGCCATTCGACTGTCTAAGCTGAATTAAACACAGCGTGACCcgaaggcagaagggaaaaacGACGCGATGCCGTGACCACCGTCTCTAGACCCTCCACATCACGTTCACTCCTTCCCCCAATTTAAAGCTAAACCCCCAACCGAGGGCTGGGCAGTTGCCCCACGTGAGGGGAGTCTCACCTCCCCGCCAGGGTATCGATACAGGTATTTCTCTTGGTCCCGAAGCGCAAACTCCTCTGGGTACTGCTTCTCAATCTCTGCGTAGGTCATCTCCTCGCACACACCCTGCAGGGAGCCACGCCGGCTGGAGGAGGCAGACCGGCCCACGCATCCCCCCACACACAAGGGGGACAACACCGAAGAACCCCAGCTctcactacgtgccaggcactgtggtgcTTGCCCGCGCTGCCGCTGACTGGCCCCGGCGTGTGACACTGGCAGGGGGAGGGCCGCCGCAGACAGGACGTGGCTGCTTAAGCTGTCGCTTGCTCCGGCTACTTCGGAGGAGTCAGAAGTCAAGAAAAGTCAGCAGGATAGAGGGAACAGGAAACAGGGAAAGAGGGGACACTGAAGGGACCAGAGAATTCTTACAGAAGGCATAAAAaggtacagagaaagaaatgaaaaagaaaggtctACTTctcgatgaaaaagaatgaaatcttgccatctgcaacaacatggttggaactagaatatattatgctgactgaaataagatatatgacttcactcatatgtggaatttaagaaacacaacagttGAACcttataagggaagggaaggaaaaataaggtaaaaaaaaaaaaaacagagagaaaggcaaaccataagagactcttaaatacagagaacaaactgagggttgctggaggggaggtggggggggggggatgggctaaatgggtgatgggcattaaggagggcacttgttgtgatgagcactgggtgttatatgtaagtgataaatcactaaattctattcctaaaatcatttttatatatgttaactaacttggatgtacattcaaaaatatacaataataatgaaagggagggagggagggagggaagaggaggggaggggaaggggaggggaggggaggggagggaggggaggggaggggaggggaggggagggggaggggaggggaggggaggggaggggaggggaggggaggggaggggaggggaagggaagggaagggaagggaagggaagggaagggaagggaagggaagggaagggaagggaagggaagggaagggaggggaggggaagggaagaaggagaggccTACTTCTGGGCTCAAGGACAGAAAAAGCCAAGAACAATTTGGAAAGGACTTTTCCAAAAGAGCTGACCAAATGATCCAACCAGAAATTAAGGTGTTGTTAGCCATTTCTTTTTCCCAggagaaaaataggcaaaggaacaAAATGGAGCTTCCCTCTCCCCAGGTACCAGAGCGGCTAGGTCGCAAACTGGTTTGGGCCCATCACTGGCACAGGGGCTCAAGCGTGAGGCAGGCAGTCCTGACTGGGGTGCAATTGTTCTCACCTCCTCCCCACGTACTACTACCCGGTAGTTCTGGTTTTCTAGACAAAACTGCCCATCTCCTGACTTCTGAGTTCCTGCCTGAATAAGAGACTCTTACTGGCTTTGTAGCCATCAGAATTTCTTACTCACAGCATCAATCTCATTCAGAATCTTCCACTGCTCATATGTTACACCCAGGGACTCAGCAGTCTGGATAGTCCTCTTCAGCTGGCTTGTCCACACTTTGAGGTCTGCTATCTCCTGTTCCCCCAGAAACTTCCTTAGAGCCTGGGCAAACTGGGGtttgagataaaattttaaaaggagacacacacgcacatacacaggATTGCTAGCCTGGCCTGTAAAAGACAACACGTAGGATCATGGTCAAAATTCAAAACATGCTACACAGTTAGGATAAACCCACGGGGAAATGAACTTCAACTGGAGCATCCTGTACTGTGCTAGGGACACAAGTGGTGCCCAAGAGATATCTGACGGTCCCATGAACAGCAGAAGTGGTTCTAAGTTATCCACATTACAACACAGAATCAGTGGATGAGAAAATGTCTTCATCATTTGCTTGGCTAAGCCCCAATGGGATTTAGGAAGAAGTAATGGGATAAGAGGCGTGACCTCTGCCATGCCCTTCCTCCAACCCTAAGCCTGGGAACTTCAGCCTGCCGCCGAACCACTCACCTGCTTTCCCCGTGCCGAGAGGCCAGAGTCGCCCCCAATCTTCCCCAAGAGGTTGAATTCACTCTCTCCGTGCCGGCAAAGGTAAATGGTGCGAGGCTGCACGTGGATATTCATGAGGTAGTAGACTATTTTGCTCTGGATGTAGTCCTGGACTCTGTTCACTAAAAATCGCTGGCCCACATTTATCACCTTGATGAAAGAAAGATCCCTGGGACAgagcaggagaaaagagaatccctgCGAATGAAAATCTGAGGATAACAGTGGGAAGGGAAGGATTCCCATAGCCACTTTCGGGTTCAAGAcagctcttcctcctctcctatcAGAGCCAACTCACATTTAAGGAAACAAGCGGTAAGAGACGGGTTACACCTCAGATCCAGTCTACCACTTCTTCAGGGCCTATACTGTGCCATGCAGTGTAGACAGGTACGATACAAAGAATCCAGACTTTCCTTCAGGGGCTAGACTAGGTGATGTGACAATTTTGCTACCCTGAAGTTTGGTGAGAAGCACATTCCCCATCTGAGGGAGCGAGAACGGCTTCGctggcagggagggcaggaggcagcagAATCTTAGAAATCTCTCTACATTCCTGCATCGACCGAACCAAGCCTCTCTCAGAGGCACTTCCACAGCTGTTGCCCCATCAGAGAATTTGTCTCACAAATGATCCATGCTCATtccaaaaaattttccaaaaaaatgtgTAACGATGTAAATAAACATCACCCAAACCCTAcctaccaacacacacacacacacacacacacacacacacacacacacacacacttttagaATGTTATTCTATATAGGACCTCTATGAAGAATATACTATTACACCCTATCTAGAACAGTGCTTTTCAACCTTTAAATTAAGGAACACATCCAAATACTAACGTTCTGGGCAATCTACTTGAAGGAACTTTGAGACTCCAAACATTAAGCAGACCATTAACACAACCGAATGATGGGCTATGCACACTTATGTTGCCACTTGCTTGGCTGCAGGGCTGTGTTCTTGAACACAGCTGTTAACTGCCTCGACTACATACTTTGCCAAAGGCCACATTCTCCCAGGTTTCTGTGTACACATCTTTCTCCAAAACGGACCTGACATTTTACTATAGCTCTCGTACCTCGTGCATATCAAGTTATCCCATACTACACACTACATTGCTAACAGACACTGGCACAGTAATAATGGCTGGCCCCGACCAGACATTTCTGGTGAGCCAGGAGTGGCAAGGACTTTACGTGCTATATATCCACACACAGacacgtgtgtctgtgtgtgtatacatatacatatacatacaggtatatatacacatatgcatattcaTACACCTACacacatgttttatatataacatatatttgagtttattataaatttttgtttgtatctACTCgtattatgtgtatttatatgtaaaacaaCAGTATATATACATTACCCATATTTGTACATGTCTGcatgtcatattttatatgaacatatatttcTACATAATGTTAGGGCGatacatgtaacatatatatgtgtatatatatatataca is a window encoding:
- the PFKFB2 gene encoding 6-phosphofructo-2-kinase/fructose-2,6-bisphosphatase 2 isoform X7; translation: MWELGTISEEASGPSQEVKVSSPDYPERNRENVMEDFLKRIECYKVTYRPLDPDSYDKDLSFIKVINVGQRFLVNRVQDYIQSKIVYYLMNIHVQPRTIYLCRHGESEFNLLGKIGGDSGLSARGKQFAQALRKFLGEQEIADLKVWTSQLKRTIQTAESLGVTYEQWKILNEIDAGVCEEMTYAEIEKQYPEEFALRDQEKYLYRYPGGESYQDLVQRLEPVIMELERQGNVLVISHQAVMRCLLAYFLDKGADELPYLRCPLHTIFQLTPVAYGCKVETIKLNVEAVNTHRDKPTNNFPKNQTPVRMRRNSFTPLSSSNTIRRPRNYSVGSRPLKPLSPLRALDTQEGADQPKTQVSIPAESMLAVHRHLSSTMSLTSHS